CGAAGTCCGAAACAACGCGACCCTTTGGCGAACCACTGATGCTCCTCAAGAGCACGGAATCCAATCCGGATGAGTCCAAGGGCAATCGACGAGTGCGCTGAGGTCACAGATGAATAAGGATAATGATGAGAAGGATGATGAGGATGAGAATGGTGGAACACTTAACAATCTAATTTAACACAGTTCTAGAGCGATTTATGGTTTAAGTTCTTGATTTCATTATACCCTAGACACCTAGCCCAATTGATGTTCTAATTGCAGCAcagtaattattataaaatactCCACACATAGTATAATTTACCCCATACCTATACCTATAACTATCTATCGTGTATCTTAGTTAATTTCGGTCCTGCGAATGTGCGTGAGCCAGAGAGCAATGTTAAATGTATATTACGATTAAAGTATTAAGTCTTTTCTGATTACACCACAATTATATTCTAAATGTTGTACGAATGTTGTATATACCGCACCAAGCCCACACGTCAACCACAAACGAATGACTATAATAACAcgaataaaaagcaaaacgaTATTTGGCTTTCCTTCACTCCGAGGATAAACACAATCACGCTCATCTGGCACAGGGCGATGGAAACGAGTTATCTAtgattttctatatttatgttttgtgTAGTCAAAATCCAAATTGGCCAACACGATACGatatacacactcacacaaccAGCAGTATTCTTACGTTGACTTTTAATTTTGTGGCAACTGAAACGGGATGACTAGAATTAATAATACACTGAAACATGCCAAAAACACTCGCTGTCTCTTCCTGAACGTGTCGAATGTTGCTCTGTTCCAAACTTACAATCtaaatacgaaacaaaaaatctaAATTGCATTGATTACGCTACAAATGTTCTATCGATGTCCTTGCCAAAGGCCACTAAGTGTTCAACGTCTTTTCAGttacatttttaagttattttcggtttttgtttagatCTGTAGACGCTTAGTTTCCAATATGGTGTTACCAAATGCTTAACaaacgaaattaaaatcaacaaatttttattcCACATCttattgccattttttttgccAACTGTGTATCGTCCGACACACGACAACCAATATGACCATgtaccaaaacaaaaaatcaaaatcaaaaatccaaataaacaactaaaacaacaacagcaccgCACTCACCGCGCCGCCAAAAGTTGAACTTACGCATGAAATCCCTGAGCCTGGACTCACCAGAATCGTCGGAGCTGCACGGCCAGTTCAGGCGTAGAACCCAACTGCCGGGCACAGGCGCCTCCACATCAGCCGGCTCCGGTTACTACCACGGTGGGTCCGGAGGCCACCTGGAGCACAGCACTCCGCCGTCGAACAACAGCCGTCTGCACTGTAAGTAGCAACCCAGTAAACGATTCCGGTCCGGTTTGCCGGTCCCGGTTCGGCCGATCCCCGGTTCCTGGTTCCCGGTCCCCAAACCGATACCGATAACGAACCTGATTCCGGACACCGACGTACGCTGCACCACTTACCAATCCAACTAgtccagcaccaccaccaccacttaCCCATCCACAGCAGGCACCTCTGACGGGTCTCAGTTCCTATAAGTCTAATTTCCGAAActagtatgtatgtatgacaCTCGCAACTATCTATCTTAACGCTTAACTATACTTACAACTATACTTACTTAACTAACTATGTAAATACGTTGCCGGAGTACGAGTCGAGTAAAGTAAACTATTTGCTAAGTAGTTCGATTTCGTTCACCTTTTATCTAGTAGTTAATTGCAGCTTTTAGATACATGCTAACCGTAGACTAAGTAACTTCATCTGCTGACACACATCTTCAATCTCCTAAGTCCCATACACTCCCATCGATCTACCTTATTAAACGTATATGTGTATAATTTATCTGTACAATATCTATATCTTCTTTTTCCATGGATATTCTTCTGATTTTTCGTTCATCCACTTGCATTCGAttaaccaaaccaaaccaaaccgtaTCCATTGAGCCTGTCCTGGAGCAGGGACTAACGCATCCAAAACCATTACAGCACCATCGAGCCCCTCGCATCCGGGCCGCAAGCTACTGTACGCCACCCGTGGAATGCGTGGTGGCAGCGTCGATCTGCCGGACGAGATGGAGAAGTCGCAGTCCTCGGCCAGCACCTCGCCGTGCCTCTCACCCGTAAGACATCCCCAGGTAGACCCCACTCCACTCCTCCAACTACCACCCCTATTGTTCTTGAGTTAATTTCGTCTGATCCGCTCGTTTGAATGATTGCATGAACATTAGCCTAGCAATGGTATTAACCCAAACCCAACACACGCTTCACCTATTTCAAGAAAACCCATCGTCTGTTGCCCACGAATCTGTATGTCATCATCTACAACTTCAAGGCGCGACATGCCGATGAACTGGATCTAAAGGCTGGCTACAAGGTGAGCTAATCATACGGGGACGGACTATCTACTCCAAACACCCACTTTATAAATGAATGGGCGtatgaataaataaacaaggCGCTTTGTTTAATCCGCTAAGCGGTGTACTTAGTTTGCACAATGGCTGCCACGGAAAATGGTTAACTAAATCAGAAATATATATGCGTACTAGTGTGTGTTTGTCCAGCGCTCTTTATTCAATATGAAAACGAATAGCGAACAATGCCAGCGAAAAACTTGTTTATTTGTCATACAATCGAGCATATGGAGGAAGCTCGTTTTCCACTGCGTAAACATGGTGAAACAAACAGtgaataagaagaaataataatagttaCCGACTTTTTGTGTACATTCCCTGATTGCGAGTGCCTGCCCGCCGCCGGCAAAGTGTTCAATATTTACAGATTAGCTTTTGTTTGGACGGCGTCCTTGTTCGCGAGCTGGTTTTTCATTCGAGCAGGATAGAGTCCAACTTTTCGCTTCACTCCCAGGCCGCTGGGAATTCACTACGCGGATCGATATGAGATTTTCCTAGCCGCACTTATACTTAATAACCGAACGCAAAAATATGATATTTCgcaaatattgtatatttatagCTTACCTCTCGGTAATCTTAGCACAAACTTTTTAAGTACTATCTATTAATAGTATTCTAGTTGGCGAAAGGACACTTCTTCTTTCTGTATACAAGAATAATATCAAGTCCTCTCCGAACCGGCATATTAATGAATATGTCTTAGTGAACAAGAGTAATAAAATTACCTAATTAATTAGCTTCTAGAAGCCGGATTAAACTTTTGAAAACTCTCGCTTCTGAAAACTAGGTGACTGTCATTGACAATTCAGATCCGGACTGGTGGAAGGGAAAAGTGCTGGGACGAGTTGGATACTTCCCATCCAAGTACTGTGTGCGTCTGAATGCCAACGAGAAGCCACTGCAGGTGACCCACAATCTCCAGGTGTCGGACAGTGAACGCGGCGAGAATCTTACCCTTCTAAGGGACCAGATTGTCATACAGGTGAGACCCACAAGCCCAAACCATTCTCTCTTCCTCCCCTAACTTTGTTCACATGTCATCCATTTACCAAACAAGACCGGCGACGAGGTAAACGGCATGGTAATGATCCGAGCCGCCGAGCACGGGCAGGGCTACTGCCCCATCAAGTATCTGCAGGAGGTGTGACAGCCAGAAGAGGACGAGCCGCCCTCCGACGAGCGGGACAGACCGCATAAGTCGTCCATGCAGACGTCATCGTCGCGAACCGCGGACAAGACCAAGCGTAGGATTAGAATAGTAGTGTCCGAAAACCACAACGTAGCTGCTAGTAGTGTTGCACCTGCACCACCCACAACCGCCTTcaacaccaccacccatcACCAAATACCGAGGGAATCCGATATCGAGACGAAGCGGCTAAACATCGACTACGGCGATGAGGGCAGCGCCGATTGGGATAAGGACCGCGAGGTGCTCATCCTGTCTGGGAGACGGAACAAGAATGATAAAAACTGGGAGAACTGGGAGCGCATCCGGGAGCAGAAGCTGGAGAAGATGAAGGGCATTTGTTTCGAGAGCTATCGCCAGTCCAAGCGGGACAAGTTACTTCAAGCTAAGCCACGACCCAAACAACTTGATTCCACCTGGTATACGGATAACATCTACTCGAACCGCTCCGATGACATGGACGAGGACTACGTGCCTGATTGCTTGAAATACGGACCTTTCCGCACACTGAGGGACATCCACGAGCTGGACGAGAAGAGTGGGGTTACGGAAGAACGTCGTGTTGAGGGTGAAGGATCCCCCGGCTATGGCCTGCATCGTTCCAAGAGCTGCAAGGAGTTTCAATACCCCAAGTCACAGAGTTGGTGCTTCGAGGGCAATGTTTTTGAAGCTGGCGGCGGTGTGGCCAGCGGGAGTGGTAGTTCAAGCGGTGCTCCCCCACCAACCACCTCCATCCTGAAGAATCGAGCAGGTGTTCCCAAGTCATACTCCTTCAGTGCCACCACTAAGACCATGCCGTTTGATATCATCGACTATGAGCTGCCTCCTGTCTCGAATACGCGACGGGAGAAGAAGGAGGCTCTAAGGCGGAACATGAATGCcctctgcagcagcagcctgGATCGATGTTGCGCCCGGGATCAGTGCACCAGCGCCCGCTGCCTGTTGGAGGACATCTATCCGGGATCGAGGATGCGACCAAGGACAACCGGGGCGGGCAGCAATCGAAATCTAAGTGCGGCGGATTGGCTATTCGAGGAGCGGGCTGGAAGGCAGAGAACGCCCGCCGCTCCAACggttatttgttgttgctctgcGGCGGAGGATTGTTGTTGCCATcgccagcggcagcagcaaccgcCACTTCCCGCTCGCCCAAGATCACGACCCCTATGTCCCGGTCATCATCCCGCcgccgaggaggaggagcacatGCACTGCCGTTATGACACCGACCTGGAGCACTTCATACGCGCCGAGCGCGAGCGCCTCATGCTGCAGGATAAGTTCCTGGACGATGATGAGCGGTATTTAGCCGCTGCTCCGGCTCCGCGTAGTCCTGGCAGACGGTATCCGGCGGGAAACTATCACCGGCCTCCGCGCAGCAAGTCACTGTTGGAGATGCAGCCGCCAACAATTCTGTACGACGAGGACACCTGTTCGGACACCACAGAGATCGATTTGGAGGACTTCAACATTGACCTGGAAAAGTACTGGGAGCAGCTGGACAAGCCACCCAGTCCCATCAACATGGACATGCGGCGGAACATGCATAGCAGTCTCAAGGTGAAGAACGTGAATGTCCGGTGCTACAACAATGGCCAGCCCATCGATCTGCATGACCGTGAGCATGAGCGGCTGATGATCAAGAAATCGCTGCTCGAGGGGATGCCCTCGCCACCGCAGCTGGACTCCAGCGAGTCCTCGACCAATGCGGGCGGCTATCCTTTTTTTGACACCGCTCCCGCCGTTGCGCCTGCCCCCGCCTTCCACCACCATCCGGCCTACGGACAACCGCAGGGCTATGGCCACAAGGTGTATCCCACGGTGGACACGCTGCCCTCTTATCAGTACAACAACTTCTACCCCGAGCACAGCCATCCGACCGTGGGAAGTGTGCTGACTCAGCAGCCGACAGCTGGTATCCATCATCCATCCGCCGGCGGTCACTCGGCGCTCAGCCTGATCAACAACATATTTTCAATCTACAAGCCCAACAAGTACTCGCCGGAGAACTGCCAGATGAACTACGAGAGCAAGCCGGAACCGTGCAAGAAGATGAATGTGCCCAGTACCCACAGGCCCCTGGGAGCAGCCGCGCATCCGTATCCTGCCCACGACTACATGCACTCTTCGATGAAGAGACCGCTGCTGGTGAGCGCCGATCAGCCGCACTTTAAGATCATTCCGGAAAAGACTGGGCTAAAGATCTCGCCTCTGCTGAGCTACGAGGATTACggcggaggtggaggtggCGAGAAGGCGCACCACAGACTGACTAGCACGGCAAGGCCTCTGATGCTTCCGCACTGATGGTGCTGGACCTTTCCGTGgtatggcaatggcaatggcaatggcaactaTTGTTAGTTGGGCTCCCACCCATCCAACTATCCCCAAAAAAGACTCGCGAGCAGCGAACAGCAACCCAAACGCACAAGAAAACTGGGTCCAGCCAAGGAAGAATAACATACGTTAACAGATATCCATCGGAGGAGCATCGGGATCAGGAGGTGGCTAGCTAATCAGAATCCTACCCGACACCCTCCACCTTCCACTCCACCAACTCGCCGtcttcgtcgtcgtcgtcgtccatCCGCACAATTTGCTTTTGGTTTAGCAGGTGCTTTGGTCAGGTGTTCCATCGAAGCATCATTGACACTCCAGCAACGGTAAACCACtcgaacaacaacagcaactacaGCCATACCATTGGAAATCAACAGCACTTCAGACAACATCAACAGATCTACCAACAGCCACATGTCAGATGGAGGTCGCAGTGCAAGTACTTGTAAAGATTTGATCAACGGATCGATTAGGATAAGGATAAGCCCACACAGTCCTCACCCCAAACAATGGACACAgagacacacacatatgtatacaatCAACGTGCTTTTAATTCGCTTAGAATCGCTATAGAAATCGCGTTGCAGTTCGATTAACCACTAATCAACAGATTCACTAATTTTCGAGCAACTTTTAAGCAATCAAGAGCGTATTCAATAGAAAAAAGAGTAGATATAAGACGGAAGAGTTAAGTATTAAGCTGTTCATATCGCGCGTTTCATATTTCAGTATGCGCATATTGTATACCCTAACTCTCTGTAGAAAACTAAACGGATTTTATTAGTACTGAAGATTTGGGagaatacatacatacatacctaGACTCGTGAGTGTCAGCGAGACTTATTTTGGCCTCAATATATTGCGATAATTTTgagatgcaaatgaaaactaaGGCGAACCGTTTTTATTGTCATCaaattttttctattttttataccAAATAACTTTGAATCAACTAAACGGGAGGAGTTATTGAAATTGCTATGCTCGATAAGGCTAGGAGCTTTTCCCATAAGTTGCGGCTACTAGGAGCGATTATACGAAAGCATGCCTAtgctatttatatatatgattaGGTGCGGTACGGATAGGTGTGCGTTGAGAACTCGATAGAAGCGCTTTTTATAAACTAACTAGATTTGTATCGAAATGTGAAacattgaatatgataaacaTGAATTGTACTTTTATGATGTATGCGTATCCACTGGCCTTATTTATTGAGAAGTAACCAAACAATGAGCTGAACCCCAACACACACAAgtgaacacacacatacacgagAACACAGCGAGCGACAAAGAGATCCCAGAAAAACAACTTGAGAATTACAATTGAATTTTCACTAAGATTCAGGCTTAGGGCTTTGCGTCacttttgttaattgttttttggCGTCCAATTTTACATGATAACTATTGTAGGACTCTAGACAAGCAAATCGAAACTATCGAGAGTAGATTAACTATCGAGTATTTTGTAGTGCGTAAGCTAACTAAAACATAAACCAAACCAAATGGAGATAACTTTTTAGCGCGAGACTCCTTGTGCAGGAagattttgaatttgaatttatttttaacgacTTTTGAATACAAGACGAAACAATGAAGATGACATTTTATCAGAGATCGTTTTTTACCTATTTAACATTTCCTCGAACCACATACAAAACAACTATTTGCTAAGTGTACCCTATGGCCTATGAGTTAGTTATAAGAAAGTGTTTTCCAAGCCCCGCTTAGACCACAacactaaataaaaaaaaaagaattgagAAGACGGGAGAACACGGGGAATTCTGCACAAAACCCAGTCTATGAAATATTCACACACTGCACCCAATTAAGTGTacgatatacatatgtatcgaGTATTTACGATCACGTCTAGGAACTAAGGATgaattgtattgtattgtaaaATGAATGGAATCGACGAACACGAAAAACGCCCAAATCTTATGAGTATGTAAGCAAAGCCGAAAACTTGAATTCAAACAGGATAACCGCTCCCGGCGGTCATCTCAACTGCTGAAATTGGCACTTAAGTATTTAGGTATACACAccgcatatgtatgtacaactTAGTAGAAATTTCGACTAAACTAAACTGAACTTGGAAACGTAGCGCGACATTTGTGTAAGTCAAAGGTCCCCGAGAGCCCGTCGATGGGTTCGCTTTTCGAGGGGCCAACTTCGCAAAACAGCTTCTGGTTTTTAGCGTAAGTTTTGTTTCACATATATACGATTAGGTGACCAGCATGACGATACACCTGGCGCACCTGCAGGTAGCTAGCGaataacatacatacatgcatgtaAACAACAGTAACTAGAAAATGGAACAATATAATATCAGTGCAACGTAATATATCAGTTAAAATAACAGAGGCAAACAGAACTCCACTCATTTAGCACTACTACCTGCAATTTGAATGTGAAAAACAACACAATCCCCTCATCCCAGCCCCCGCTTCTCCGACGCGTCCCCATTAATTTACCtgaattgcaaataaaaagatGTTCAATTCGATgtgaaaaaacaacaactgtGTTCTGTGTGTTTTGGTATGGGTTGGTTTATTTATTCACTCCGCCCCGAAAGTAGGCAGCAAACTTTACAGCACAACCGAAGTGCACTGAAGAAAAATAGAGGATTAACACGAGATTTATTTCAACTTTTAAGatattcaattaaaaccaTGCAGCTCAATCGAAGTTTTCTTGATAGAAATACTAAATTTCATTTTGaggaataataatatataaatgcaattttttctatattttacTATATTTATAAAGGATTCCGCTGTAGTATCCCCATATTTCACCAAATACACGCTTCACAGCCGATACTTACACACATTGCTTTTTAttcagttttaaatttatatcacattaaattttaaattaacagaATTACAAAAGTTAGTCGATTCGTCAGTTaatgctgctgcaactgcagttTTTTCTTTACAATCATCATtgttattacattttcaatcATCGGTAGCTAATTGGTTCTGCCGTCTGGCAAAGGCGTCAGCGGCGTTGACAGGACGGCTGGGGATGGTATCTCGTAAATCGTTAGCATTCACATACATAGTcaaacatttaacataaaGTCACACTTAAAACTATCACTAAATTGGTTAAAAGCTAATTGCATCAGAGTCAGTCAGAGAGATGTTGGGACCTTAAGATCTACGTTTTCCAGGTGCGACACCTTCTTGTCAGGCTTACGGGCTAGTTCGTTGGCTGTTcctgttgctgatgttgctgcgcGGAATCGCTGGGTGTTGCTCCTGCCAgcgcagttgctgctgcagtggctgctgcggctgttgctgctgcggccgccgctgctgcagcagctgctgttgtgcTGGCCGCCGTGGCATCCAGGTTCAGTGTGGTGCTACTGGCGGCCTTTTGGTTGGGAAAGAGCACCGAGTAGGCCGGCGGCGGATCCAGCTCTTCATAGTTGGGCGGCGAGGTGGCTCCCAGGTGGTCCCCGCCACCATTTCCTCCTCCATTGGCAGCGGCCAGCGCCGCCTCCCGCTCGTTGTTGACCGCATGCTGCGATGCGGAGGCTGCAAGGGAACGGATGGATTCAATGTGAGAGCTCAAGCGACAACACAGAACTGGGGATTGGGTTCATTTTGGAATTAGTTGGATTTGGATTGCGGAAGAGTTAGACACAGTCATAGCACAGCACGTGAGTCGTAGATTCGGTTTTTGATGTGCGGGGAAGAGAACAATGGGGAAACTCGCATAAATACATCGCAAAATGACAGTGTCTTACTTTGACTAGACTATGGTGCAATTTAACGTACCCCAAAGGCCGCAGATGAGCAGTGCCCCACCGCACAGGAGCATGCCGAGCATCAGGTAGCCCCACGGGCCGTACTTCGATAGGTCCGAGTGCAGACCGGAGCGCGTTGAGTTCCTGCGGGTGAAGCCGCTGCCAGCTCCAGTGCCCACTCCCATTTCAGTCGTATCGTTATCCGGCCTCTGCTGATCCCCTTCCGTGAGCAGTTTGGGGTCAATTGAGATCGGTGACCCATCGCCACCGGCTTTCTTCATATCTTTGGTTTGCACTTTGCGCAGCGTGGTCGTCGAGGTGGCCGTTGAATTGCCCAAACCTTCGCCTCCATCGCTCCCGTTGCGAGGCAGATCCTCCGGTGCCGTTGGAGCATCGTTGGCGAACAGATTGCGAAACACTTCCAGGGCAAACTGCTCGAATAGATCCGACTCCAGGCCGGCGGCCAGCTTACCGGCTCCCGGGCGACGCTGCTTCGAGCACAGCTCGTAGTCCTCATCGCTGTCGTACTCGTTGCTGTACGGACAATGGCGGATCCCGTCGCAAGACAGCTCCTTGGAGATGCACAGAATGGGCTCATCACTGAAAGACAATAATAGCCGGAATGCAAATCTTATTAAATTAGCTTTAGTACAAACTTGTTTTAGCAATGCTCTTCAAtctatttttgtatttttctatTTAAGGCTAGTTAGGAATAGACATGTGTAATCCGACTCACCCGATCTTCAAGCACTGGTGCTTGCTGCCATCCTTGCACTGCTCGCCCTTGCCCAGCACCGTGACCATCAGTTTGGATCGGAGGGCGTGCTGGCCATGTTCCCAGACGATCTTGACGCGGCCATGAAAGAGCCGCACCGGATCCTCCATCTCGGAGGCAGTGTCCTCCAGCTGGCAGGGATCCACTCGCCACTGTGCCGTGTGCGGATCGAGCGAGCTAAACTGTTGGGGTGAAGGCAAATAGAACCTTTTAATTATGGGGGGCTGGCTAAAAGCGTGGCCTAAGTGCGTATTGAATATTTGCCGCGAAACGTGCGAGCAAACAGTTTACACGATCGAAATGCTAATCGCTTAAATTCTACCCCCCCTGACCACGCCCACGACTCGTTGACGTGACTTGAATGGCCAAGTTCAACAGAACGATCAAAAATCAACGATCAAAACTGCGAATGCAAACATatataatgcaaaattaaatatttacgctgaaaaaatacgaaaaacaaaaagctgtGAAAGCCACGCCAGAAACGATAACTACGCTTCGTATGAGAATCGTGgggtttataaaaataaatccatTAATATCGGCGCCATTTCACGTGCAGAGCGTTGATATGCCATCTACatgtgcatatatacatatatatgtataaatatacaGATAGTATAGTAAATGGATACGGGTTCAGTCCGCTTTGTACTCTCAGGTTCAATAACTGCGACGACTTTTGCTGGTTGGTAGTGCCCATTGTAAGTACACTCGTAGTAAACAACAATTAGCCAGAGGAGTGTCCGCATTGAGAACGGTTAAACCAGTTTTCCAAGTGATAAATACTAGATTACTAGATTTTCCAGTCGGCTCATTAGGAAGACGATTCTGCGGTAATTATGCGCCCCAACCATTTGCACATCTCACCTATTCTACGATGACGGAACAAAGAAACGCTCTATTCTGGACATGCAAATGTGGACATGCGTCCACTCCCTCGAGTCCCCAACCCATATCCATTGGTTTTCAGTAGCATAGTTTGCTTTTATGGCGACGCCAACTGTCAGTCACTCAGTCCGTCATTCAGTCAGTCCAAGTCGACGGATTTATGGCGACGCGACGCATCAGTTAACCGAAAGTGTTGCTCTGGGACTGcggttgctattgctgttgctgctattgctgttgctgttgctgctgcttcccTGGCCAAAAGCTGCAAACGTGTTTCAAATACCTAAAAGACCAAACAACCAAAAATAGAGCTACAAAAAAGGCCCAGCAATATGGTAGAAATTGGCGCGCTTATGCAAATACCAAAACTTTTCTGGTTTCGGCGTGGAGTTTTGGCGCCGCAGAAAGTGAAACATTCCCAGCCAGCTGGAGTTCAATGTCAATGAACAACGCCTTAATGGAAAGTTTCTTATTTAATCGAGCACAGAACACCTTGACAATGTCAACGATCAGCTGACGAATTACGCTTGGCTTCGCATGAGACCTGCCGGTAATTGGAGACAATTTGAGATGTCAAACTGTCTCATCGGAAAGCCACAAAAAAGTAACAATGTCAATCGAGAACTTAAACGTATACGCTCGATAAGTCCGCTTATGAGAACCACTTGTAATGCAGCCTGCCAAACTTAATCTATTTGACAATGGGAATTGGcagcaatttaaaaaaaaaaaaatcgtgaTATTCTATTCTATGTTTTGTGGAATAAATTTGAGCAAATATAGAAGTGACATAAAGTAATTACCGATGAAGTCATAATAGTTATCAAGTCATTTCTTACATTCTCATACCACTCAAgtggtatatttttaaagcagaTGAATGCGATCAAAGAAACTGGCAAATAATTCGTGCGGAAGGTGCAGAAAATGGCGAGCTCACACTAATCAGTGAAAAAGAGTACACttgggaaaataaatttaagaaaGAATTACAATTATAATCTACATTACAATACCGAAACATTCTAAGATATAAGCCGGACCATCTAcaatttttttcaagtgtgcTTAATCTGAGGCCACAAATGGCCACTAAGGTGAGTTCACTTACTATGTTCAGAGGGCAGGTGCGTCCCAACAACCGCGTAGGCGCCGATGAGACGATGGCCCTCGTCGTGTTGAGTGGCTCCGAGGAGTCAGTTGTCATTTCGCCGGACTTGCCAGTGCGCCGGAGTTTGGACGAGTTGTTGCCTCCGGCTGCGGCAGCCATGATGTTCGTGGGGGGACTTCTGGTGGTGGCCGCATCCAACGGCTGACCGTGCGGCAGCTTTGGCAGGATGAGGCGCACTATGAATCCATAGTTGGGCGGGGCACTCAGGATGCGGGAACAGGAGGCGTGCTCCGCCCCATAGAGTCCCGGCTTCAGTTCGATGATGAGACTAGATTCTTTGCCATCGCTCTCGATGAAATGCTCGTGCTGAGCGCTGCATAGTGGCTTGAAAGTGGGATGGGACAGCAGATCGCCTGAAAAGGGAGAGTTTCGTATCGGATCAGTTTATGGAGCAGATGCCTTGGGCTCAAATTGACATGGGACTGTTAATTTCTACATCAAATGGGCCTGTCTGATGGATGGTCAGCGCTTTGCGGTCGTTTGTATGCGGAATCCATCATCCCAACTAAGCGCATTGCATGCAGAGGAGATTCGCGAGCTGTCAATCAATAAATAACtcacataaataa
The sequence above is drawn from the Drosophila melanogaster chromosome 2R genome and encodes:
- the Stacl gene encoding Stac-like, isoform J, yielding MGISAHAAPASFWNHPRRIRRTPTSDRDGVDQCRPWICRRKDRRPAHPAANRPPESRVCGPSSTFRWDDWAAPAPRTRERATDCARMCMCTSRIPYSVARICARTTSMHSSRPASRSSSFIRRPLTRRQRMAVGGVTRRLWRTMRVYTIHQGRGVRRARAAQAVAAYLRDRRARIGKGWPAQGHGVRISATEQWADKPVVRRPGDPTRRVAAGAVPVLAERLPKVTGSSVKSSSGRRSRRRRIFGWRGPRGGSLSPQGGSMASYNGVLKDYSHSSLNEAFKSQNNVNFKLIKTVSDFSETLSRLYEEHATALQVAVSNYRKKNAELRKERPACHLAIFQAWETFLQEVETDSQACNDVASVLSRQVSRPMLDKSFHRKVQSRKIFTHRESFETIIAKTEEKLSKCRVDYKQCHLAHRQNPSQHSLTEYIDAHNAYVQQLHATNGMLEAYHTDTLPQQMQELEEIHNDLVAIVSDSLMQGAEVIAGKANDQAKRYNSLSNQCAAVSPQQDLVNFVRLLAQPSQAQKIPRRLFASPQAEVGEEAGDHNEMTPCLRNELVFDRHSTLSQRSALESLKREAIELELQIRQLQDSIEALNRTQTRGIEGQLYNKVNELQEDLSMKKFDLRAKQIHLAAIRAQKDLFVSKVEPTSPRNERKFSAATAPSMKTKWLKAFKSLKPAGSGSAQQADSQPPRQNQMYHAVSTVLTLRRNGASSTASEPLRPNLDGSHHLQEYTYKKITACDVCSQILRGHTRQGLRCRICKLNAHGDCAPNLPRCQPKQKLLRRQKSTSELENRVDIEEETGADKSVQAKQMDGSVAGGSALPVPVLSERELGRAPPPDIPIVSVSELALQEQQQQQQQQQQQHQQQQRSLASVAQAAAVRAGRGVRPPPVAMPILGVQLQQQELQQQRGGLPVPSQDISSSSAPHSPRRQKLNLRMKSLSLDSPESSELHGQFRRRTQLPGTGASTSAGSGYYHGGSGGHLEHSTPPSNNSRLHSPSSPSHPGRKLLYATRGMRGGSVDLPDEMEKSQSSASTSPCLSPKTHRLLPTNLYVIIYNFKARHADELDLKAGYKVTVIDNSDPDWWKGKVLGRVGYFPSKYCVRLNANEKPLQVTHNLQVSDSERGENLTLLRDQIVIQTGDEVNGMVMIRAAEHGQGYCPIKYLQEVXQPEEDEPPSDERDRPHKSSMQTSSSRTADKTKRRIRIVVSENHNVAASSVAPAPPTTAFNTTTHHQIPRESDIETKRLNIDYGDEGSADWDKDREVLILSGRRNKNDKNWENWERIREQKLEKMKGICFESYRQSKRDKLLQAKPRPKQLDSTWYTDNIYSNRSDDMDEDYVPDCLKYGPFRTLRDIHELDEKSGVTEERRVEGEGSPGYGLHRSKSCKEFQYPKSQSWCFEGNVFEAGGGVASGSGSSSGAPPPTTSILKNRAGVPKSYSFSATTKTMPFDIIDYELPPVSNTRREKKEALRRNMNALCSSSLDRCCARDQCTSARCLLEDIYPGSRMRPRTTGAGSNRNLSAADWLFEERAGRQRTPAAPTVICCCSAAEDCCCHRQRQQQPPLPARPRSRPLCPGHHPAAEEEEHMHCRYDTDLEHFIRAERERLMLQDKFLDDDERYLAAAPAPRSPGRRYPAGNYHRPPRSKSLLEMQPPTILYDEDTCSDTTEIDLEDFNIDLEKYWEQLDKPPSPINMDMRRNMHSSLKVKNVNVRCYNNGQPIDLHDREHERLMIKKSLLEGMPSPPQLDSSESSTNAGGYPFFDTAPAVAPAPAFHHHPAYGQPQGYGHKVYPTVDTLPSYQYNNFYPEHSHPTVGSVLTQQPTAGIHHPSAGGHSALSLINNIFSIYKPNKYSPENCQMNYESKPEPCKKMNVPSTHRPLGAAAHPYPAHDYMHSSMKRPLLVSADQPHFKIIPEKTGLKISPLLSYEDYGGGGGGEKAHHRLTSTARPLMLPHXWCWTFPWYGNGNGNGNYC